The Natrinema saccharevitans genome includes the window CGGCCGCGTCGGGAACCAGCGACGCTGCCGCCTCGAACTCCGTCGTGTCGCGGGCCAACCCCAGCAACACGTCGTCGATGAGTTCGACCGCCGCCGGCTCGTGTTCGAGGACGTGCTGGACGTCGGTGACGGCCTCGAGGACGCTCTCGTAGAACAGCAGCGAGACGGCCTTGGTCTCGGGAACGGGCTCGAGCGCGACCTCGGCCTCGGTGACGACCGCCAGCGTCCCCTCGCTGCCGGCCAGCAGCCGCGCGAGGTTGACGGTCCCCGTCTCGGCCTCCTCGACGAGGACGTCGAGGTTGTAGCCGGAGACGTTGCGCTTCATGTCAGGGAACCGCTCCCGGACCGCCTCGCTCTCCTCGTCGACGATCCGGACGACTTCGGCGTGAATCCGCTCGAGCAAGGTGCCCTCGGGATCGGCGGATTCGCGGAGGTCCTCGACGGCGATCTCGCCGAGCGTGGCGACCGTGCCGTCGGCGAGTACCGCCTCGCACTCCTCGACGTAGGCGTCGGTCTTGCCGTAGACCAGCGAGTGTGCGCCCGTCGAGTTGTTGCCGATCGCGCCGCCGATCGCGCTGCGGTCGCCGGCCGCGGGGTCGGGCGCGAACTTCAGGCCGTGGGGAGCGAGCGCGTCGTTGAGTTCGCCAAGGACCGTCCCCGCCTCGACGCGGGCCCGGCCGGCGTCGGGATCGATCGAGACCACGCCGTCCATGTAGCGGGTGAAATCGAGGACGACGGCCTCGTTGACGGCCTGCCCGGCGAGGCTCGTCCCGCCGCCCCGCGGGAGGACGGGAATCCCCCGGTCGGCGCAGTAGGCGACGGTCGCGGCGACGTCGGCGGTCGATCGCGGATAGACGACGCCGATCGGCGTTAGCTCGTACGCGCTCGCGTCGGTGGCGTACAGCTGTCGCGTGTAGGTGTCGAAGCGAACGTCCCCCGCGACGCGGTCGCGGATCTCGTCTACCAGCGCCGGTTGCGCGACGTCCTCGGAGACGAAATCGTAGTCGGCCCGCCGGTCACCGGTTTCGGCCCCGTCGTCGAACGTCGTGTTAGAGCTTGCAGTCATCCTCAACTGAACACGTTGAATGGTCCATCATACGTTTCACACCGATAAACCGTTCGAACCGCTGGTCGGTGTGATCGCCAACCGATCTCTTGTAGACTCCGAAGGGGTTCGACGATCGTGGGTCGGATGGGTTCGTCCCGGTACGTACTCGAGTCAGACGTCTACTGTACGTCAGTATCGGTGCAACCGCAGAGCAGTCGGGGTTGCACCGGTACACGAGTGTCATACAACGGTTTACACATCCGTTCTTCGCCCCACTGATTCACAGATCACCTGTGAAAAATAACACTCCGTGGGGTATTGTACAATGCCCTCCCGGTACATCGGGACAGCAAACCACATCAGAACGCCACCGGACCGTGAAATCGGCTCGGAGACCCGCTCAGCGAGAGGGGGGCACTCGAGCCCGGTCGGCCGCTCTCGCCGTGACGGAACATCACTGTCACGTGGCCCCACACCACATATACACGAACACGTATATAGTTCTGCTTAGAGAGGAGTCGAAGCAGCACAAACACGGGGGTTTTTATCGGTTCGGTGTCCTACGCACTCCCATGACTGATGGGCGGGGCGAGACTCCCCGGCGAACAGGAATGACCGAAAAGTGCGGCGTCGTCGGCGTCTCACTCGACGGTCGGGACGCGGCACGGCCGTTGTACTACGCGCTGTACGCACTCCAACACCGGGGACAGGAGTCCGCAGGCATCGTCACACACGACGGGTTCCAGCAGCACAGCCACGTCGAAATGGGGCTCGTGGGAGACGCCTTCGACGAGGGCGACCTCGAGACGCTCAACGGGTCGGCCGGGATCGGCCACGTCCGATATCCGACGGCCGGCTCGGTCGACTCCTCGTGTGCCCAGCCGTTCTCCGTCTCCTTCAAGAGCGGCTCGCTCGGGCTGAGTCACAACGGCAACCTCGTCAACGCCGACGAGATCCGCGAGGAACTCGCCAGCGCGGGCCATGCCTTCACCAGCGACGGCGACACCGAGGTCATCGCCCACGACCTCGCGCGCAACCTGCTCGAGGAGGATCTGGTACGAGCCGTCAAGGACACGATGACGCGGATTCACGGCTCTTACTCGCTGACGATTACCCACGACGATACCGTCCTCGGCGTGCGCGACCCGCGGGGCAATCGCCCGCTCTGTATCGGGAAACTCGAGGACGGCTACATACTCGCCTCGGAGTCGGCGGCGATCGACACCTTGGACGGGGACCTCGTCCGCGACGTACGGCCGGGCGAACTGGTCGTCCTGCAGGACGACGGCGGGGGCTTCGACTCCTACCAGCTCGTCGAGAAGGACAACACCGCCCACTGTTTCTTCGAACACGTCTACTTCGCCCGCCCCGACAGCGTCATCGACGACACGCTGGTCTACGAGGCCCGCCGGAACCTCGGCCGCAAGCTCTGGGAGGAAAGCGGCGTCGAGACCGATGTGGTGATGCCGGTCCCCGACTCCGGGCGCGCGTTCGCCTCGGGCTACGCGGACGCGGCGAGCGAGACCACCGCCGACGGCGAGGCCCGCGACGCCGACGACGACGGCGTCGCGTTCGCCGAGGGCCTGATGAAGAACCGCTACGTCGGTCGCACGTTCATCATGCCGACGCAGGACGAACGCGAGCGCGCGGTGCGGCTCAAACTCAACCCGATCAAGTCGACGATCGAGGGCAAGACCGTCACCGTCATCGACGACTCGATCGTCCGCGGCACCACGTCGACGCAGCTCGTCCAACTCCTCAAAGACTGCGGGGCCGAGGCGGTCCACGTTCGCATCGGCGCGCCCGCCATCGTCGCCCCCTGTTACATGGGGATCGACATGGCCACCCGCGAGGAACTCATCGCCTCGGACAAGTCCGTCGGCGAGATCCGCGACGAGATCGCCGCCGACAGCCTCGCCTACCTCTCGACCGACGCCGTCGCCGACATCCTCGGGAAAGAGCGCATCGACCTCTGTCTGGGCTGTGTCACCGGCGAGTACCCCTACGACATCGAGGGCGAGGAGACCGACCGCGACGTCAGCCGGCCCGACGTCGGCGACCAACGACTCACCACGGCCGACTATAGTAGCCACTGAAACGATTCACACACTGATCGCGCCGCTGTCATGCGATCAGGTGTGCGATGACTTTTCGGGTTCCCTCGCGGATGCAACCGGTGTCCGCGTTCCACCGACCGTACTGGTCACCCTTGGAACGCGTCAGCAAACTCCGTCGGGAGCGTGCCGATCTCGATCCCCCACGCGATCGGGAGCCAACCCACCGCGACCAGGGTGATCAAGACGATGCCGATGACGTTGAGTCCGAACCCGATCTTTGCCATCTGGGGCAGCGTGATGTAGCCGCTACCGAACACGATCGCGTTCGGCGGCGTCGCGACCGGCAGCATAAACGCGAACGACGCGGCGGTCGCGCCCGCGATCATCAACCCGAACGGGTGGACGCCGATCCCGACCGCGACCCCGGCGAGGATCGGCATCAGCATCGCCGTCGTCGCCGTGTTCGAGGTGACCTCCGTCAGGAAGATCGTCATCACGACCACCGCGAACAGGATCGCGATCATGGGGACCCCCGCGAGCAACTCGAGGCGCTCGCCGATCCAGGCCGCGAGCCCGGTGTCGCCGAAGCCGCTGGCGATGGCGAGCCCGCCACCGAACAGGAGGATGACGCCCCAGGGGATGTCGACGGCGTTGGTCCAGTCGAGCAGGAAGGTCCGGTCGCCGTCGGCGGTCGTCGTCGGCAGCGTAAACAGCACCATCGCGCCGCCGATCGCGACGATGGTGTCGGCGTCGTCCGGCGGCGCGATTCCGAGCAACGGGTCGAGCAGGCTCGAGCCGATCCAGGCCGTCGCCATCCCGACGAAGACGACGGCGACCCATCTCTCCTGTCGGTTCATGGGACCGAGCCGCTCGAGTTCGCGGTCGATCGTGTCCGCGCCGGCGGGCAGTTCCGCGAACTGCGGCGAGACGGCCCGCGTGACGTAGGTGTAGACCGCCACCAGGCCGACCGCGGAGATGGGGACGCCGTAGAGCATCCACTCGGCGAAGGAGACCGACTGACCGAACAGCGCGTCGGCCTGTCCGGCGAAGAGGACGTTCGGCGGCGTCCCGATCAGCGTCGAGACGCCGCCGACGGAGGCCCCGTAGGCGATACACAGCATCAGCGCGATCCCGAACGAGAAGTTTCCCTCGCTCGTGTCGACCTCGAGGCCGGTCTCGTCGATCAGATCGGCGGTCTGGTAGATGACCGCCAGCGCGATCGGGACCATCATCATCACGGTCGCGCTGTTGGAGACCCACATCGAGAGGAAGGCGGTGGCGAGCATGAACCCGAGAATGAGTCTCGAGGGTTCGGTGCCGACGGCCTTGATCGTCCGGAGCGCGATCCGTCGGTGGAGCCCCCACCGCTGCATCGCCACCGCGAGGAAAAAGCCGCCCATGAAGAGAAAGATCAGCGGGTGGCCGTAGGACGGCGTCGTGTCCGCGACCGGCAGCGCGCCGGTCAGCGGGAAGAGGACGATCGGGAGCAGCGACGTGGCGGGAATCGGGATCGCCTCGGACATCCACCAGACCGCGACCCACGCGGTGACGGCGGCGACCGCCTTCCCCGCGGCCGAGAGGCCGTCCGGCGTCGGCGAGAGGAAGAGCAGGGCGAACAGGACCGGTCCGAGGACGAACCCCACCTGCTGTCGGCGGCCGTAGGTGCCGCCGACGTCGAACGGCGAGCCGTCGTCGCCGCTGTCAGAGCGGGGACCACCGCCGGAACCGCCGCCCGGGTCGGACTCGCGTTCCCGATCGGGCTCGGTGTCGTCGGTTCCGGACGGGTCGCGCCCGCCGTCGGCGAACACCCGCCGCGCGAGCCGCCGTTTCTCGGCCGTCAGGTCGTCCATGTCCGCGATCATAGCCGGCGCGTCGAGCGTCAGATACGCCTTCGTCCGGGCGTTGACGCGCCACAGGGACCGCCACAGTCGCCCCGCCACCGATCGAGCGTCCCGCTCGCGTTCGGTTCCCATGGTCTCGAGACCTCCCACGGACAGGCGTATAAATAGTGGTCGCTTACAGGGCCGCCGGCGGTGACGCCTCCCGGCGACGAGCGACCGCCCCTCGTCCGCCGGAACGCCCAAGCCGGTGGCCGGCCGACTCGAGGTAATGCCGCTGTTACAGTTCGAGACGACGTTATCGCTCTCTGACGAGGAAAAGACCGCCCTCGCCGAGCGAGTAACGGAACTGTACACGACCGAGATGGCGACGACGGCGGGCCACGTCGCCGTCTCGATCCGCGAGCGCGGGGCGGCCGCCCTCCATCTCGGCCGTGCCGTCGACGGGCCGCTGCTCTTTCTGGACGCCGAGATCCGTCGCGGCCGGCCGTTCGAGCGAAAGCGCGCGTTCGGGCTCGCGACGATGGAGTACGTCGGGGAGCGCTTCGACGTTCCCGACGAGAACATGAAGATCGTCTTCGCCGAACACCCCGGCGAGTCGATGATGGGCGTCGACCGCGTCGGCGGCGAGTGGGACGGCGAGAGCGAGGACGCCGAGTGATCGTCACGGGGAGCGACCGGCTCTCCGTCCCGACCGCGCTCCGGCCCCTGATACGGATTGCTGTCCCGATGTCCCGGCGCACCCGCCGCCCGGGTCGCGGGTGCGCCGGCAATGACTGACAGGAAACCGTATGAAACCACTATCCGTCTCGCGCCCGAAGCCGTTCGTATGTACCGCGTGTTGCTCCCGGTCGACGACAGCGAGTCTCGGGCGCGGGCGCAAGCGAACGCCGTCCGCGACCTGCCGAACGCGGCGACGGCCGTCTCGGTCGACGTCCTCCACGTCAGCGAGGGCGGGTCGGGGCCCGACGCCGAGTGGGCGGCCGGCGGCTTCGCCGAGGAGTACGCCGCCGAGATGGAACGGCTCGCCGGCGACGACGCGCTCCCGGCGTCGGTCGAGGCGGCCGTCGACGCCCTCGAGGCGGACGGTATCGAGTGGACGGTCCGGACCGCGATCGGCGACCCCGCGGACCGGATCCTCGAGGCGGCCGCCGAGTACGACAGCGACCTGCTCGTCCTCGGTTTCGAGGGGCGATCGCCGGTCGGCAAGGCGCTGTTCGGGAGCGTCGCCCAGTCGGTCGTCCTCGAGAGCGACCGACCGGTGACGGTCGTCCCCGCGGAGTGAGCTACCGCAGACAGGCCGCGACGACCTCGAGCATCCCCTCGCCCCGGACCTCGTCGGCGAACAGCGGGACGCGTCGCACGTCCGTGCCGCGGAACAGTTCCTGTGCCTCCGCGAGGGCGCTCTGCTGGACGTCCCAGCGCCGTTGACAGAACTCGCAGTCGTCCAGATTCGGCTGGAGGAACTCGCCGCGGACGTCGTCGGTAACGTTTGACAGGGGCTCCATCACCCGGTTGACGACGACGGTACCGACCGGGATCCCGAACTCCTCGAGTTGCGCTCGCAGGCGCTTGGACTCGAAGACGCTCATCTCCTCTGGCACCATGACGATCCGGAAGTCCGTCCGCGCGGGATCGCGCAGGGCCGCCCGCAGGCGCTCGATGCGCTCGCGCAGGACCTCCAGATCCTCGAGGTCGTCGCCGTCGTCGGGCGCGTCGCCGCCGAACATCCCCTTGACGCCCTCGAGCATCCCGCCGAGGCGCTGGCGGAGTTTCATCAGCCGACCCATCATCGTGTCCATGATTTCGGGGAGCCGCAGCAGGCGGAGCGTGTGGCCGGTCGGCGCGGTGTCGATCACCACGCGCTCGAACCGCGGGTCGTCCATGTACTCGAGCAAGAGCTGCATGGCGGCGGCCTCGTCGGCACCGGGCATCGCGCCGCCGAAGAGGGCGTCCATCGGCGATTCGCCGCCGAGCATGTCGCCGAGGCCGCCGAGCGGCCCGCCCTCGGCCCCCTCGCCGGGGAAGGGCGAGCCGCTCGTCTCGCCGCCCGCGAAGGGGTCCGTCTCGTCGGCTGAGTCCGTCGCACCGGCCGCACCACTGAAGGGCGTGTCCCCCTCCTCGAGCGCGCTTTCGGGATCGATCTCGGCCGCGTACAGCGGGATGTCGTCCCGGATTCGGCCGGGTTCGGCCGGAATCTCCGTCTCGAAGGTGTCCGACAGCGAGTGGGCCGGGTCGGTCGAGACGACCAGCGTCGACGTCCCGCCGCGGGCGCTGTCCAGCGCCGTCGCGGCCGCCATCGTCGTCTTCCCGACGCCCCCTTTCCCGCCGTAGAGGACGTAGTCGGGGCCGTCGATCGGCTCGTCGGACGGCTCGACGTCGACGGTCTTGCGCTCCTCGTCGCCGACGGACTCCGTCGGCGTCACCTCGATGGTGTGTGCGCCGTCGTCGTCGCCGTCGTTCGTCGCCCCCTCGTCCTCCTCCACCGGTTCGACGTCGATGCCGCTCATACGCCGCCGTTCCCGGTCCCGACAGGAGTATTCGTCGGTCTCCCGCGGCCGGCCGTCGCCCTCGAGTCAGCCCTTCGGCGTCACGTCGAACGTCGGGACGACGCCGCGGACGGCGTCTGCGAGCGCCAGACAGATCGGGACGGCCCACAGCGTCGCGTACAGCGCCTGCGTGACCGGGTTCGAGAGCAGCGAGTACCGCGCCTGCTCCCACCGGCTATCGAATGGGACCGCCTCCCAGGCCGCGCGGTAGGACCGCCAGCTGTAGTAACACCAGACGACGCCGTTGAACGCGACGAGCGGGAGCAGCGACGCGGGGACGACGCCGGTCGAGCCGGTGAGTGTCTGCCAGAGGACGGCGAGTCCCACCGGCAGGCCGAGGACGTTCGTCACCGCCAGGAGCTGGGTCAACACGGTGCCCGCCCAGAACCGGCCGCGCTCGAGCCCGGACCAGCCCGGCGTCAGCAGGTGCCGATACGGGCCGCGGACCCAGCGGCGCTTCTGACGGATCCACGCCTCGAGGTCGGCCGGACAGAGGTCCTGCACGTAGCGGTCGATGATACCGAGCGTACAGCCCCGTTCGTGGGCGGCGACGCCGAGCGCCATGTCCTCGGTCACCGCGTCGAGTTGCCACCGATCGAGGTCGTAGAGGACGCCGGCCGGGACGAAGTAGGCCTTCCCCAGCAGCTGGTAGGGGCCGTCCGTCGAGTTGGCGTAGATCAGGTCCGACCACGCCGCGATCCCCATCGACTCGAGCAGCGGGAGGAGCCCGTCGTCGACGTTTCGCGCGGTCTGTTTCGCCTGGACGATGTCGTACTCCGCGAGGCCGGCGGCGGCGAGTTCGAACGTGTCGAGGGGCACCTGCGTGTCCGAGTCGAAGACCGTCACGACGTCGTCGGCCGCGAACGAGCGCGTCGTGAAGGCGTAGGTCAGGGCGGCGGCCTTCGTCCGCGGGACGCCCGTCCCGCTGAACGTCCAGTCGCCGGGCGCGCGGTCGGCCGCGAGCGCCGCCCGATCGACGGCGACGAACTCGACGGCGAGGTCGTCCTCGCGAGCCGCGACCGCCTCGCGGACCGCCGACGCGGTCGGATCGTCGGGTTCGTAGATCACGTACACGGAGACGGCCGCGGTCGGATACCGCTGGGCGGCGATGTTGTCGAGCGTCTCGGTGAGGACGGCCGGCGACTCGCGGTAGATCGGGACGAGAACGCGGAGCCGGCGGACCGCCGACTGCGGGAGCCGACAGCCCGACCGGGCCGTCGGTCGCGGCTCGCCGGCCGTCCGGTCCGCGTTCGCCGATGCGGGAGCGACGCCACTGCTCGAGCCCCCGTCGGGCCGTGCCAGCGGTCGATCGCGGTCGGTCTCGGTCCCCTCGGCGACGCGCCGCTCTACGGTGGCGTCGTCGACCAAGGCGTCGGAGCGGCGAACGAGCAGCGTCACCAGCGCACAGTTGCCGACGAAGTAGGCCACCTGGGTCAGGACGAACACCGCGATCACGGCCTCGAGAAGCATTACGCGGTGGGTCGGCCGCCCGACGTATCGGTATTTCGGCCGGACTGTCACCGTCGCCGACCGTTCGGCCGCTCACCCGAAGTACGCCGCCAGCCGCTCGGCAGCTTCCTCGACGCGCGGGGTCACGAGGGCAAAGCGCAGCCACTCGCTCCGGGAATCGCCGAAGGCTTCGCCGGGCATCCCCGCGACGCCGGCCTCGTCGATCAGGCGCTCGACGTTCTCGAGCGTGCCGGGGTAGCCGTCGAAGCGGGCCAGCACGTAGAACGAGCCCTGCGGCGTCGTGTACTCGGCACCGACGGCCTCGAGCGCGTCGGTGAAGGTATCGACGCGCTCGCGGAGCAACTCTCGATTGCGCTCGTAGTACTCGGGACCCGTCTCGCGGAAGGCCTTCAGGGCCGCGTACTGGCCGGGACGGGTCGTCGCGACGTTGACCAGCATGTGGCGGCTCCTAGCGTCCCCGACCAGCTCCGGCGGGAAGATCGCGTAGCCGACCCGGAGGCCGGTAACGGCCATCGACTTCGAGACGGCGTTCGTGACGATCCGGTGGACCGACTCGGTCTCGAGCGCGCTCGCGAACTCCCCGGCGAGGTCGTAGTGGTCGTAGACCTCGTCGCTGATGAGAACGGCGTCGTGGTCCTCGGCGACGGCGACGAGTTCCCGCATCGTCTCGGCGGGATAGACCGCGCCGGTGGGGTTGTTCGGCGTGTTGACGACGATCGCGGCCGTCTCGTCGCTCGCGGCGGCGCGGACGTCCGCGGGGTCGAGTCGTCCCTCGTCGTCAGCCGCGACGTACCGCTGTGTGCCCCCGAGCATCGTCGTCTTGCCGGGGTAGTAGGGGTAGACGGGATCGGTCAGTAGCACCTCGTCGCCGGCGTCGCGCTCCAGGGCCCGCGCCATCGCGAGATAGTTGGCCTCGCCCGCGCCGTTGGTGACGACGATCTGGTCGGCGTCGACGCCCCGCCGGGCGGCGATCTCTTCGCGCAGTTCGGGCAGTCCCTCGCTGGCGGGATACTGCAACCGGTCCGGCTCGAGATCGGCGTACTCGCGCAGTCCCTCTCGAAGCGCCTCGGGGGGCTCCCAGTCGGGGTTGCCGCTGACCATGTCGACCACGTCGCGGTCCGCCGCGTCCGCGTACTCCATCACGTGGAAGAAAAGCGGCGTCTCGTAGTCCATGCGGGCCACTGGGGCGACGACCGTCGTTTGTCTTTCCGTTTCCGCCGGACGACGCGAGGGGGCGAGCCGGACCCTCGCTTTCACAACGACCGGGCCCGTCGACTCACGTATGAACGACGACATCGACCCCGATCTGCCGATGGCCGTCGGCGACGTGCTTCGCGACCGAGAGGAGACGCTCGCGGTCGCCGAGTCCTGTACCGGCGGGCTGATCGGGGCCGCGATCACGGCCGTGCCGGGCGCGAGCGACTACTTCGACGCGGGGCTGACGACCTACGCTTACGGCGCGAAACGCCGCCACCTCGGCGTCAGCCGCGAGGCGCTCGACGATCACGGCGCGGTCTCGGAACCCGTCGCCCGCGAGATGGCGCGAGGGGTCCGGGACGTGACCGACGTCACCTGGGGCGTCGCGACGACCGGCGTCGCCGGCCCCACCGGCGGGACCGAGGCAACCCCGGTCGGGACCGTCTACATCGGCGTCGCCCACGCCGCTCCGTGGGACAGCGGGGACTCCTACGCCACCGTCTCCCGGTACGTCTTCGACGGCGATCGTGCCGTTGTGCGCGCACAGACCGTCGATCGAGCCCTCGAGGACCTGCTCGCCGAACTCGAGGATCGTTGATCGGCCCGCGAGTCATCCGTCCCTCGGCGACCCCGCGCCGACGCGACGATCGGTTCGCAAACCTGACAGTCTCGAGAGAAAACTATTCCCGGGTCGACCCCCCAGAGTCGGGTGAATGAACAAGAAGGGACACGTGTTGAACGCCGTGCTGTTGAGCATCGGGCTGGGGTATCTGCTCGAGCCTTCCGGGAGTCTGGAGACGTTCAGGACCATCGTGATGATCGGCGTTCCGGTGACGCTGGGGGCGCTCTTTCCGGACGTCGACACCGCCTTCGGCAAACACCGGAAGACGCTGCACAACCTGCCGATCCTGCTCGGTTTCCTGGCCTTTCCGTACGTCTTCGGCAATCTCGAGTACGTCTGGGTCGGCGTTCTGACCCATTACGTCCTCGACGTGGCGGGGAGCAAGCGCGGGATCGCACTGTTTTACCCGCTCTGGAAGAAGGAGTTCGGACTGCCGATCGGGGTCGCGGTCAGCAGCAAGCGCGCCGACCTCATGATGGTGGTCGTCACCGTCGCCGAACTCCTGTTGGTCGCGCTGGTCGTCTTCCGGGTGCCTCAGTGGGGGTTCGAGCTGGGCCGGCAGGGACTCGGGCTGTAGCGGTCTCGCCCCGTCTCGCCGTCACGGCCCGCCGCTGACGAGGTGGAGCCCGACGATCCCGACGACGATCAGGCCGATGAACCCGATTCTGGCGAGCGTCGCCGGCTCGTCGAACAACACGATGCCGAGCGACGCGGTCCCGACGGCTCCGATGCCCGTCCAGACCGCGTAGGCCGTCCCGATGGGAAGTTCTTCGACGGCCCGCGCGAGGAGAACCACGCTGACGAGCATCGCGAGCCCGGTCGCGAGCGTCGGCACCGGCCGCGAGAGGTCGTCGGAGTACGCGAGTCCGATCGCCCACGCGATCTCGAAACAGCCGGCGACGAACAGGAGCGGCCACGACATTCCATCGGAGGTATCGATCGGCGGCGAGTATAGCTTCCGTTCTCGGACGGCGTGCGGGGCCGGACGAGCCTAGCGGTTCGGCGTCCACTCCTCGCAGGCGTCCATGTCGTCCATGGCCGTCTCGTGGCGG containing:
- a CDS encoding glycosyltransferase family 2 protein, which gives rise to MLLEAVIAVFVLTQVAYFVGNCALVTLLVRRSDALVDDATVERRVAEGTETDRDRPLARPDGGSSSGVAPASANADRTAGEPRPTARSGCRLPQSAVRRLRVLVPIYRESPAVLTETLDNIAAQRYPTAAVSVYVIYEPDDPTASAVREAVAAREDDLAVEFVAVDRAALAADRAPGDWTFSGTGVPRTKAAALTYAFTTRSFAADDVVTVFDSDTQVPLDTFELAAAGLAEYDIVQAKQTARNVDDGLLPLLESMGIAAWSDLIYANSTDGPYQLLGKAYFVPAGVLYDLDRWQLDAVTEDMALGVAAHERGCTLGIIDRYVQDLCPADLEAWIRQKRRWVRGPYRHLLTPGWSGLERGRFWAGTVLTQLLAVTNVLGLPVGLAVLWQTLTGSTGVVPASLLPLVAFNGVVWCYYSWRSYRAAWEAVPFDSRWEQARYSLLSNPVTQALYATLWAVPICLALADAVRGVVPTFDVTPKG
- the purF gene encoding amidophosphoribosyltransferase, which produces MTEKCGVVGVSLDGRDAARPLYYALYALQHRGQESAGIVTHDGFQQHSHVEMGLVGDAFDEGDLETLNGSAGIGHVRYPTAGSVDSSCAQPFSVSFKSGSLGLSHNGNLVNADEIREELASAGHAFTSDGDTEVIAHDLARNLLEEDLVRAVKDTMTRIHGSYSLTITHDDTVLGVRDPRGNRPLCIGKLEDGYILASESAAIDTLDGDLVRDVRPGELVVLQDDGGGFDSYQLVEKDNTAHCFFEHVYFARPDSVIDDTLVYEARRNLGRKLWEESGVETDVVMPVPDSGRAFASGYADAASETTADGEARDADDDGVAFAEGLMKNRYVGRTFIMPTQDERERAVRLKLNPIKSTIEGKTVTVIDDSIVRGTTSTQLVQLLKDCGAEAVHVRIGAPAIVAPCYMGIDMATREELIASDKSVGEIRDEIAADSLAYLSTDAVADILGKERIDLCLGCVTGEYPYDIEGEETDRDVSRPDVGDQRLTTADYSSH
- a CDS encoding universal stress protein, which encodes MYRVLLPVDDSESRARAQANAVRDLPNAATAVSVDVLHVSEGGSGPDAEWAAGGFAEEYAAEMERLAGDDALPASVEAAVDALEADGIEWTVRTAIGDPADRILEAAAEYDSDLLVLGFEGRSPVGKALFGSVAQSVVLESDRPVTVVPAE
- a CDS encoding SLC13 family permease; translated protein: MGTERERDARSVAGRLWRSLWRVNARTKAYLTLDAPAMIADMDDLTAEKRRLARRVFADGGRDPSGTDDTEPDRERESDPGGGSGGGPRSDSGDDGSPFDVGGTYGRRQQVGFVLGPVLFALLFLSPTPDGLSAAGKAVAAVTAWVAVWWMSEAIPIPATSLLPIVLFPLTGALPVADTTPSYGHPLIFLFMGGFFLAVAMQRWGLHRRIALRTIKAVGTEPSRLILGFMLATAFLSMWVSNSATVMMMVPIALAVIYQTADLIDETGLEVDTSEGNFSFGIALMLCIAYGASVGGVSTLIGTPPNVLFAGQADALFGQSVSFAEWMLYGVPISAVGLVAVYTYVTRAVSPQFAELPAGADTIDRELERLGPMNRQERWVAVVFVGMATAWIGSSLLDPLLGIAPPDDADTIVAIGGAMVLFTLPTTTADGDRTFLLDWTNAVDIPWGVILLFGGGLAIASGFGDTGLAAWIGERLELLAGVPMIAILFAVVVMTIFLTEVTSNTATTAMLMPILAGVAVGIGVHPFGLMIAGATAASFAFMLPVATPPNAIVFGSGYITLPQMAKIGFGLNVIGIVLITLVAVGWLPIAWGIEIGTLPTEFADAFQG
- a CDS encoding tautomerase family protein: MPLLQFETTLSLSDEEKTALAERVTELYTTEMATTAGHVAVSIRERGAAALHLGRAVDGPLLFLDAEIRRGRPFERKRAFGLATMEYVGERFDVPDENMKIVFAEHPGESMMGVDRVGGEWDGESEDAE
- a CDS encoding ArsA family ATPase, whose protein sequence is MSGIDVEPVEEDEGATNDGDDDGAHTIEVTPTESVGDEERKTVDVEPSDEPIDGPDYVLYGGKGGVGKTTMAAATALDSARGGTSTLVVSTDPAHSLSDTFETEIPAEPGRIRDDIPLYAAEIDPESALEEGDTPFSGAAGATDSADETDPFAGGETSGSPFPGEGAEGGPLGGLGDMLGGESPMDALFGGAMPGADEAAAMQLLLEYMDDPRFERVVIDTAPTGHTLRLLRLPEIMDTMMGRLMKLRQRLGGMLEGVKGMFGGDAPDDGDDLEDLEVLRERIERLRAALRDPARTDFRIVMVPEEMSVFESKRLRAQLEEFGIPVGTVVVNRVMEPLSNVTDDVRGEFLQPNLDDCEFCQRRWDVQQSALAEAQELFRGTDVRRVPLFADEVRGEGMLEVVAACLR
- a CDS encoding DMT family transporter, translated to MSWPLLFVAGCFEIAWAIGLAYSDDLSRPVPTLATGLAMLVSVVLLARAVEELPIGTAYAVWTGIGAVGTASLGIVLFDEPATLARIGFIGLIVVGIVGLHLVSGGP
- a CDS encoding metal-dependent hydrolase, whose product is MNKKGHVLNAVLLSIGLGYLLEPSGSLETFRTIVMIGVPVTLGALFPDVDTAFGKHRKTLHNLPILLGFLAFPYVFGNLEYVWVGVLTHYVLDVAGSKRGIALFYPLWKKEFGLPIGVAVSSKRADLMMVVVTVAELLLVALVVFRVPQWGFELGRQGLGL
- a CDS encoding pyridoxal phosphate-dependent aminotransferase, with translation MDYETPLFFHVMEYADAADRDVVDMVSGNPDWEPPEALREGLREYADLEPDRLQYPASEGLPELREEIAARRGVDADQIVVTNGAGEANYLAMARALERDAGDEVLLTDPVYPYYPGKTTMLGGTQRYVAADDEGRLDPADVRAAASDETAAIVVNTPNNPTGAVYPAETMRELVAVAEDHDAVLISDEVYDHYDLAGEFASALETESVHRIVTNAVSKSMAVTGLRVGYAIFPPELVGDARSRHMLVNVATTRPGQYAALKAFRETGPEYYERNRELLRERVDTFTDALEAVGAEYTTPQGSFYVLARFDGYPGTLENVERLIDEAGVAGMPGEAFGDSRSEWLRFALVTPRVEEAAERLAAYFG
- a CDS encoding CinA family protein gives rise to the protein MNDDIDPDLPMAVGDVLRDREETLAVAESCTGGLIGAAITAVPGASDYFDAGLTTYAYGAKRRHLGVSREALDDHGAVSEPVAREMARGVRDVTDVTWGVATTGVAGPTGGTEATPVGTVYIGVAHAAPWDSGDSYATVSRYVFDGDRAVVRAQTVDRALEDLLAELEDR